The Exiguobacterium mexicanum genome includes a window with the following:
- the flgL gene encoding flagellar hook-associated protein FlgL, translating to MRVTQTMLTQTNLKHLSSSYNKLAQVQEQLISGKRIQRASEDPVVAMQGMRYRTEVREVDQFRRNVSEATSWMDLTDSTLNEVTEAVKRIRELTTQAANDTYESSQRQIIQSEVNQLIEHIGSLANAKSGEKYIYNGTKTDQPLVDMDALKAFLADPNGDVNSIYPDGAPAASGKVAFEVSKGITVQVNMQPETVFGSDVFAGLHDLVSKLADPNTTGEVLSNELADLDVIAQNLITERAELGARANRLELVDNRLQEHEIIAKTIMSDNEDIDIEKVIMELKSHETVHRAALSAGARIIQPTLLDFLR from the coding sequence ATGCGAGTCACACAGACGATGCTCACACAGACGAACTTGAAACACTTATCGAGCAGCTATAACAAGCTCGCCCAAGTGCAAGAACAGCTCATCAGCGGGAAACGGATTCAACGGGCTTCGGAAGACCCGGTCGTCGCCATGCAAGGCATGCGCTACCGGACCGAGGTGCGCGAGGTCGACCAGTTCCGCCGCAACGTCAGCGAAGCGACGAGCTGGATGGACTTGACCGACTCGACGTTGAACGAAGTGACGGAAGCCGTCAAACGGATTCGCGAACTGACGACGCAGGCGGCGAACGACACGTACGAGTCGTCGCAACGTCAAATTATCCAAAGTGAGGTCAATCAGTTGATCGAACATATCGGCTCACTCGCGAACGCGAAGTCGGGCGAGAAATATATTTACAACGGCACGAAGACGGACCAACCACTCGTCGACATGGACGCCTTGAAGGCGTTCCTTGCCGACCCGAACGGGGACGTCAACAGCATCTATCCGGACGGGGCGCCGGCAGCGAGCGGGAAAGTCGCCTTTGAAGTGTCGAAAGGCATCACCGTCCAAGTGAACATGCAGCCGGAGACGGTGTTCGGCAGCGACGTGTTCGCCGGACTCCACGACCTCGTCTCGAAACTGGCCGACCCGAACACGACCGGTGAGGTTCTTTCGAACGAGCTCGCCGACCTCGACGTGATCGCCCAAAACTTGATCACGGAACGGGCCGAGCTCGGGGCGCGCGCCAACCGGTTGGAACTCGTCGACAACCGCCTGCAAGAACATGAGATCATCGCCAAGACGATCATGTCCGATAACGAAGACATCGACATCGAAAAAGTCATCATGGAGCTCAAGTCTCACGAGACGGTGCACCGGGCCGCGCTATCGGCCGGCGCCCGAATCATTCAACCGACGCTCCTCGACTTCCTCCGGTAA
- the csrA gene encoding carbon storage regulator CsrA, translating into MLVLKRKQGEAIHIGDDVTLTVLAIEGDQVKLGIDAPRHIDIHRHEVYVQMQAENESARDSANLMKQMMQNKSEA; encoded by the coding sequence ATGCTCGTATTGAAACGAAAACAAGGCGAGGCCATCCATATCGGGGACGATGTGACGCTCACCGTGCTCGCCATCGAAGGCGACCAGGTCAAGCTCGGCATCGACGCCCCGCGCCATATCGACATCCATCGTCATGAGGTGTACGTCCAGATGCAGGCCGAGAACGAATCGGCCCGCGACAGCGCCAACTTGATGAAACAGATGATGCAAAACAAGTCGGAAGCGTGA
- the fliW gene encoding flagellar assembly protein FliW — MFIETDYFGKIEVNEEETISFVSEIPGFPDSKTFTLIPYGDELPFWSLQSLEDPACAFVVTNPFWHKPDYAFELTDGAKEQLGIDEAEHVSVYAIVTLREPFDASTLNLKAPIVIETKERRGKQVILDDVYPARFPLGGQKEEVR, encoded by the coding sequence ATGTTCATTGAGACAGACTATTTTGGCAAAATCGAAGTAAATGAAGAAGAGACGATCTCGTTCGTCAGCGAGATTCCCGGATTCCCGGACTCGAAGACGTTCACCCTCATCCCGTACGGCGACGAGCTCCCGTTTTGGTCGCTCCAGTCGCTCGAGGACCCGGCCTGCGCCTTCGTCGTGACGAACCCGTTCTGGCACAAGCCGGACTATGCGTTCGAATTGACCGACGGCGCGAAAGAGCAACTTGGCATCGATGAGGCGGAACACGTCTCGGTGTATGCCATCGTGACGCTCCGCGAACCGTTCGACGCCTCGACGCTCAACTTGAAGGCCCCAATCGTCATCGAGACGAAAGAGCGCCGCGGGAAGCAAGTCATCTTGGATGACGTCTACCCGGCCCGGTTCCCGCTCGGCGGTCAGAAAGAAGAGGTGCGCTGA
- a CDS encoding DUF6470 family protein produces MNIARLEMRQTQAAIQITSNRPHLEMRQGRADVSMTQGKVEMTQQTTSGTLEVDSSVARSESNLKAALELGRHFGQLGEQAAREAISTTARDGDRLMRIENGNPIAAMAAEKTSAPYPVVDMDFMPKSLDRVKLTYTPADVKIEWNLTPAQIDVSLTPADISFTPWTTDISLRQQASLEMWPVGGMYDETR; encoded by the coding sequence ATGAACATCGCCCGGCTTGAGATGCGGCAGACGCAGGCCGCGATTCAAATCACGTCGAACCGGCCCCACCTCGAGATGAGGCAAGGCCGGGCCGATGTGTCGATGACGCAAGGCAAGGTCGAGATGACCCAACAGACGACAAGTGGTACGCTCGAGGTCGACTCGTCGGTCGCGCGCAGTGAAAGCAACTTGAAGGCGGCGCTCGAGCTCGGGCGCCATTTCGGTCAGCTCGGGGAGCAGGCGGCCCGGGAAGCGATCTCGACTACGGCCCGGGACGGGGACCGGCTCATGCGCATCGAGAACGGCAACCCGATCGCCGCGATGGCCGCTGAGAAGACGAGCGCCCCGTACCCGGTCGTCGACATGGACTTCATGCCGAAATCGCTCGACCGCGTGAAGTTGACGTATACGCCGGCGGATGTCAAAATCGAGTGGAACCTGACGCCGGCACAGATTGATGTATCACTCACCCCAGCCGACATCTCGTTCACGCCATGGACGACGGACATCTCGCTCCGTCAGCAGGCGTCGCTCGAGATGTGGCCGGTCGGTGGCATGTATGATGAGACGCGTTGA